The proteins below are encoded in one region of Methanosarcina barkeri 3:
- a CDS encoding TIM barrel protein, with protein MTSKDLLFGTGGVPRSTKGTSSISGIKRIRELGLDCMELEFVQGVRMGEKGAKNVLETANKEEVALSVHAPYYINLNSYEEEKLKASLERIYEAAKVGSLCGAESIVLHAGFYQKSTKKHTFENISKALKELTGQLRDEGIQAVLRPETMGKRTQFGTLEEVLALSAEIEGVMPCLDFCHLHAREGKENSYSEFTEILSRVEESLGKQGLSNMHMHISGVEYGTNGEKRHLTLKESDLNYPELMKVLKEFKAQGRVILESPILEEDALMLRKLYNEI; from the coding sequence ATGACCTCGAAAGATCTGCTTTTCGGAACCGGAGGAGTTCCGAGAAGCACAAAAGGAACAAGCAGCATATCAGGAATCAAACGGATCAGGGAGCTTGGCCTTGATTGTATGGAGCTTGAGTTTGTCCAGGGAGTGCGCATGGGCGAAAAAGGGGCGAAAAACGTTCTGGAAACTGCAAATAAAGAAGAAGTAGCCCTGAGTGTCCATGCCCCCTATTACATCAACCTGAATTCTTATGAAGAAGAAAAATTAAAAGCTAGCCTGGAAAGGATTTACGAGGCAGCAAAAGTAGGCAGCCTCTGCGGAGCCGAATCGATTGTACTGCATGCCGGATTTTACCAGAAAAGTACCAAAAAGCACACCTTTGAGAATATATCAAAAGCCCTGAAAGAGCTTACCGGACAACTCAGGGACGAAGGAATCCAGGCAGTCCTGCGTCCTGAAACTATGGGTAAGCGTACGCAGTTCGGAACGCTTGAAGAAGTGCTTGCATTGAGTGCCGAAATTGAAGGCGTTATGCCTTGCCTTGATTTTTGCCATCTGCACGCAAGAGAAGGTAAAGAAAACTCTTACTCCGAGTTTACGGAAATTCTATCAAGAGTGGAAGAAAGCCTTGGAAAACAAGGGCTTTCGAATATGCACATGCATATCTCAGGAGTCGAATACGGCACGAACGGAGAAAAGAGACACCTAACTTTAAAAGAATCTGACTTAAATTATCCCGAACTTATGAAAGTCTTAAAAGAATTCAAAGCTCAAGGAAGAGTAATACTTGAGAGCCCTATTCTTGAAGAAGACGCGCTTATGCTGAGAAAGCTTTATAACGAGATATAA
- a CDS encoding DUF378 domain-containing protein yields the protein MHKMHNIPDNLYVPSKLLTIVGALNWGLVGLLNFNLVAAIFGKRSLISRLIYTLVGLAGVYLVIKHKEKYLAKHRKSKGEHEYSGKQYSWSGIQ from the coding sequence ATGCATAAAATGCATAATATACCGGATAATCTGTATGTTCCGTCTAAGCTGTTAACGATTGTAGGAGCTCTTAACTGGGGTCTTGTAGGGCTACTGAACTTTAATCTGGTAGCAGCTATATTTGGGAAGAGATCCTTAATCTCACGGTTGATCTACACTCTTGTGGGCCTGGCTGGTGTCTACCTGGTGATTAAACACAAAGAAAAGTATTTAGCAAAGCACAGGAAGTCAAAGGGCGAGCACGAGTATAGTGGTAAACAATACAGTTGGAGCGGAATTCAATAA
- a CDS encoding energy-coupling factor ABC transporter ATP-binding protein, translated as MIILEARDLKYIYPDGTVAVQDLNLEIKKGKKVAFVGQNGSGKSTLFLLLNGTLKPAQGDVLFHGVPFKYDSKSLRDIRKSIGIVFQNSDDQIFAPTVYQDVAFGPANLGYSKERVDSCVQKALEQVGLSRLKDKPPHHLSGGQKKRVAIAGIMAMEPEVIILDEPLSNLDPVGADEIMDLLNEFNQFGSTIIISTHDVDLAYRWSDYVFLLSNSKIIGQGTPAEVFKEPELLKKAGLRQPTTLEIYHEIERRGLASGDNSPKTIPELVNTLKPIDLIWVDVPPGVKEGDNLNLGIMYGQYATHSPYEAVNATVLHIHPDGRAIVELKRKGIKAGGILIYDTDNYSLSELKQILKEGEIIFVGAMGKKSKILAEQDGIRLDISSGVIDKTILTALCGKRCLILTAGGMVDHAFKRIKEYVETSGIEFTVGVVNRDEGCEWLEETGDSHETLKV; from the coding sequence ATGATTATTCTTGAAGCCAGGGATCTTAAATATATTTACCCTGACGGAACAGTGGCTGTTCAGGATCTGAATCTTGAAATTAAAAAAGGAAAAAAGGTTGCTTTTGTAGGACAGAATGGTTCAGGTAAGTCTACACTTTTCCTGCTTTTAAACGGGACGCTTAAACCAGCTCAGGGAGATGTTCTTTTTCACGGCGTTCCATTCAAGTATGATTCAAAGTCATTAAGGGACATCAGGAAATCCATAGGAATAGTTTTTCAAAACTCCGATGACCAGATATTTGCCCCCACGGTATACCAGGATGTAGCTTTCGGGCCAGCGAACCTGGGTTATTCAAAAGAAAGGGTAGACTCATGCGTGCAGAAAGCTCTTGAGCAGGTAGGACTCTCTCGCTTGAAGGACAAACCTCCCCATCACCTCAGCGGAGGGCAGAAAAAGCGAGTTGCAATTGCCGGAATTATGGCGATGGAGCCTGAAGTGATTATCCTTGACGAACCTCTCTCAAACCTGGATCCTGTTGGCGCCGATGAAATAATGGATTTGCTTAACGAATTTAACCAGTTTGGGAGCACTATTATTATCTCTACGCATGATGTGGACCTTGCATATCGCTGGTCCGACTATGTGTTCCTCCTGTCAAACAGCAAAATCATAGGACAGGGCACACCGGCGGAGGTTTTCAAAGAACCCGAACTCCTCAAAAAAGCGGGACTCCGTCAGCCTACCACCCTTGAGATCTACCATGAAATCGAAAGGAGGGGGCTTGCATCTGGTGATAATTCCCCAAAAACCATACCCGAACTTGTCAATACTTTAAAACCTATTGATCTTATATGGGTTGATGTCCCTCCAGGAGTCAAAGAAGGAGACAATCTGAACTTAGGGATTATGTACGGGCAATATGCGACTCACTCTCCTTATGAGGCTGTTAACGCTACCGTACTGCATATTCATCCAGACGGAAGGGCTATTGTTGAGTTAAAACGTAAGGGAATCAAAGCCGGTGGAATCCTGATTTATGATACTGACAACTATTCCCTGTCAGAATTAAAACAAATCCTTAAGGAAGGAGAAATTATTTTTGTTGGAGCAATGGGTAAGAAAAGTAAAATTCTTGCTGAACAGGACGGAATCAGGTTGGATATTTCCTCAGGTGTTATAGACAAAACTATCCTGACAGCACTTTGTGGAAAACGTTGCCTTATCCTTACAGCTGGCGGGATGGTAGACCATGCCTTTAAGAGAATAAAGGAATATGTGGAAACAAGCGGAATAGAGTTTACCGTTGGAGTTGTTAACCGAGACGAAGGCTGTGAATGGCTCGAAGAGACAGGTGACAGCCATGAAACGCTTAAAGTGTGA
- the cbiQ gene encoding cobalt ECF transporter T component CbiQ, which produces MTNILDDYALMSPLRHRNNWLKLTIVLFGLLVGVSSTSPFPPLFIALCMSFTSVALGRAPLKLYLKLLLAPVGFAVVGILIIAFFSGSGQELMSFKLMGYPLTVRKDGLELALLVLARSISGMCCLYFLALTTPMIELFAVLKASRLPEVFIELSMLIYRYIFVFLDMALAIRYAQSVRLGYSSFRRSIHSLGMLASTLFVRSWEQGDKLFLAMNSRCYDGKMALFEVHRPVGALELLLTSAYFFLTFALLYLTKNVSIV; this is translated from the coding sequence ATGACCAATATTCTTGATGACTACGCCCTTATGAGCCCTTTAAGGCATAGAAACAACTGGTTAAAACTGACAATAGTCCTTTTCGGGCTACTTGTCGGAGTTTCTTCCACATCTCCGTTTCCTCCTCTTTTCATAGCCCTATGTATGAGCTTTACATCAGTTGCTCTCGGCCGAGCTCCTTTAAAATTGTACCTGAAACTTTTGCTTGCACCGGTAGGTTTTGCAGTAGTTGGTATCCTTATAATTGCCTTTTTCTCAGGTTCGGGGCAGGAATTAATGTCCTTCAAACTTATGGGGTATCCCCTAACGGTAAGGAAAGACGGGCTTGAACTTGCCCTTCTCGTACTTGCAAGATCGATCAGCGGTATGTGCTGCCTCTATTTCCTGGCGCTGACAACACCGATGATCGAGCTTTTTGCAGTGCTTAAAGCTTCCAGGCTTCCTGAGGTTTTTATAGAACTCTCCATGTTGATTTACCGTTATATCTTCGTCTTTCTTGACATGGCACTTGCTATCAGGTATGCCCAGAGTGTAAGGCTAGGGTACTCGAGTTTCAGACGGTCTATTCATTCACTGGGTATGCTTGCGAGTACTCTTTTCGTCCGCTCCTGGGAACAGGGAGACAAACTCTTTCTTGCCATGAATTCAAGATGTTATGATGGAAAAATGGCTCTTTTCGAAGTGCACAGGCCTGTAGGAGCCCTTGAACTGCTTCTTACTTCAGCCTATTTTTTCCTTACTTTTGCACTTCTTTATCTAACAAAAAACGTATCTATTGTCTGA
- a CDS encoding energy-coupling factor ABC transporter substrate-binding protein, with the protein MSRKLELIVLAILLIFVAQFIYISSTTNAEYGGADDKPEGVIEEITGGTYKPIAEPIWEPPSGEIESLLFALQAAIGAGVIGYFFGYYRAKKNYENKLGYKGKSKSEGDRHSL; encoded by the coding sequence ATGAGTAGAAAACTGGAGCTTATTGTACTTGCTATCCTCCTTATATTTGTAGCTCAGTTTATTTACATATCTTCGACCACAAATGCCGAATATGGCGGAGCTGACGACAAACCTGAGGGTGTTATTGAGGAAATTACAGGCGGGACTTACAAACCTATAGCAGAGCCTATCTGGGAACCTCCAAGCGGCGAAATTGAAAGCTTGCTTTTTGCTCTGCAGGCAGCCATAGGTGCAGGAGTTATCGGATACTTCTTTGGCTATTACAGGGCCAAAAAAAACTATGAAAATAAGCTAGGATACAAAGGAAAAAGTAAATCCGAGGGTGACAGACACTCTCTATAA
- a CDS encoding energy-coupling factor ABC transporter permease produces MHIMEGFLPAIWCIVWFAISIPVIALGIYKLNKLVKEKREILPLLAVAGAFIFVLSSLKMPSVTGSCSHPTGTGIGAIMFGPAITAVLSTIVLIYQALFLAHGGLTTLGANVFSMGIVGPVVSYLIYKAGMKAKLNFYLVVFLAATFGDWATYIVTSTELALAFPAGDVLSVAGFLSSFSKFVAIFAITQVPLAIIEGAVSALLFKYVIEVKSDILVEMKVLEDSVVRKIRGLSA; encoded by the coding sequence ATGCATATAATGGAAGGGTTTTTACCTGCTATTTGGTGTATAGTGTGGTTTGCAATATCAATACCAGTTATTGCATTAGGTATTTACAAACTGAACAAGTTAGTGAAAGAAAAACGAGAAATTTTACCTTTACTTGCCGTTGCAGGTGCATTTATTTTCGTACTTTCTTCACTGAAAATGCCTTCGGTTACCGGAAGCTGTTCTCACCCTACAGGAACAGGCATTGGTGCAATTATGTTTGGGCCTGCTATTACTGCGGTTCTCTCAACAATTGTACTTATCTATCAAGCTCTCTTCCTTGCACATGGTGGCTTGACAACCCTGGGGGCAAATGTCTTCTCTATGGGCATTGTGGGTCCGGTAGTGTCGTACCTTATCTATAAGGCTGGAATGAAGGCCAAACTTAACTTCTATTTAGTTGTATTTCTGGCTGCGACCTTTGGAGACTGGGCTACTTATATTGTAACTTCTACCGAGCTTGCTCTTGCATTTCCTGCAGGAGACGTACTTTCCGTTGCAGGTTTCCTCAGTTCGTTCAGCAAGTTTGTTGCAATCTTCGCAATTACCCAGGTGCCCCTGGCAATAATAGAAGGTGCTGTCAGTGCTTTGCTCTTCAAATATGTAATTGAGGTAAAAAGTGATATCCTTGTTGAAATGAAGGTACTTGAAGATTCCGTTGTCCGAAAGATCAGGGGGCTTTCTGCATGA
- a CDS encoding nitrous oxide reductase family maturation protein NosD — protein sequence MKEKRIFILTAVFVLLILISNSASAATLCVKEGGGTGEYGSLQEAINAAAEGDVILVGEGRYCENVLVNKSLDIIANNPCPNKTVITALDSEHPVFHVVSDSVNISGFTLKGTNLTYGVYLDCVSENKISNNYISGNWRSIVLRDSCKNSLENNYLSNSDNGIWLESSGQNSIKNNKVDSNRHYGFYLNASENNTLQNDCAFNGAMGIYMENSSGCQVIDSETSNNFYGIYLTGSGESLLENNTADSNEMYGIYLGNSNESTLEGNRVNSNMWGIYLDSSFNVLKNNTMSGNNRNFGAYTYHYTGDMNNTIDTSNTVDGKFIYYLVGVSNRTLDSDSNAGVVYCINCENITLKDLTLENNSFGIYLYNTQNSKLEGNNISNNEHGVYLGKCSVVTLRGNEVNSNEGDAFILSNCRNCLAEKNNASNNMAGIWLCDISRDNILKENTVTSSSWCCIDLGDTSCNNTLEGNTLSGAYEGIYLYGASEKNTLNNNTITASSYGLFTEGCSNNTISGNSISGNDVGLSLNLNWTDGTNSDYNTVYNNYFNNSKNAEDYGTNTWNISKTEGENIVGGPYLGGNFWASPKGDGFSETASDKDGDMIADLPYNITETNYDYLPLVFEKPLEKTENKDEKK from the coding sequence TTGAAAGAGAAGAGAATATTCATATTAACTGCTGTTTTTGTACTGTTAATCCTTATATCAAACTCTGCGTCTGCAGCTACTCTCTGTGTGAAGGAAGGAGGAGGTACGGGAGAATACGGAAGCCTGCAGGAAGCCATAAATGCCGCTGCTGAAGGGGATGTTATCCTCGTCGGTGAAGGAAGATACTGTGAAAATGTACTTGTAAATAAATCTCTAGATATAATTGCCAATAATCCATGCCCTAATAAAACAGTCATTACTGCTCTGGACTCTGAACACCCTGTGTTTCATGTGGTTTCCGATTCCGTGAATATCAGTGGATTTACTTTAAAAGGAACGAATTTAACATATGGAGTGTACCTAGACTGCGTTTCGGAAAACAAAATCAGCAATAACTATATTTCAGGAAACTGGAGAAGTATTGTACTGAGAGATTCATGTAAGAACTCTCTGGAAAACAATTACTTGTCTAACAGTGACAATGGAATCTGGCTTGAAAGCTCAGGACAAAACTCTATAAAAAACAACAAAGTAGATTCTAATCGTCATTACGGTTTCTATTTGAACGCGTCCGAAAATAATACCCTTCAAAATGACTGCGCGTTTAACGGAGCAATGGGAATTTATATGGAAAACTCTTCCGGATGTCAAGTTATTGACTCGGAAACTTCAAACAACTTTTACGGGATCTACCTTACAGGCTCTGGAGAAAGCCTGCTCGAAAACAACACTGCAGACTCAAATGAGATGTACGGCATATACCTCGGAAACTCGAATGAAAGCACTCTGGAAGGAAATCGTGTAAATTCAAATATGTGGGGGATTTATCTCGACTCAAGCTTCAATGTGCTTAAAAACAACACAATGTCTGGAAATAACAGGAATTTTGGTGCTTATACCTATCACTACACTGGAGATATGAATAATACAATTGACACCAGCAACACTGTTGATGGAAAATTCATATACTATCTTGTAGGGGTTTCTAACCGGACTCTTGATTCGGATTCAAATGCAGGAGTTGTCTATTGCATTAACTGCGAAAATATTACCCTGAAAGACCTGACCCTTGAAAACAACAGTTTCGGAATTTACCTGTACAATACTCAAAACTCAAAGCTTGAAGGAAATAATATTTCAAACAACGAACATGGAGTTTACCTCGGGAAATGTTCGGTAGTAACTCTTAGGGGCAATGAAGTCAATTCGAATGAAGGTGATGCCTTCATCTTAAGCAACTGCAGGAACTGCCTTGCAGAAAAGAACAATGCCTCGAACAATATGGCAGGTATCTGGCTCTGTGATATCAGCAGAGACAATATCCTCAAAGAAAACACAGTTACTTCGAGCAGCTGGTGTTGCATTGACCTTGGGGACACAAGCTGCAACAACACTCTGGAAGGAAATACTCTTTCCGGAGCCTATGAAGGAATTTACCTGTACGGAGCCAGTGAGAAAAATACTTTGAACAATAATACTATTACAGCCAGCTCCTATGGATTATTTACGGAAGGCTGTAGTAACAATACGATTTCAGGAAACAGTATTTCGGGGAATGACGTCGGATTATCTCTTAACCTGAACTGGACCGATGGGACAAACTCGGATTACAATACCGTCTATAACAACTATTTTAATAACAGCAAAAATGCCGAAGATTACGGAACAAATACCTGGAACATTTCAAAAACCGAAGGTGAAAATATCGTCGGAGGACCTTACCTGGGCGGAAATTTCTGGGCTTCTCCGAAAGGAGATGGCTTTTCAGAAACAGCCTCGGATAAGGATGGAGACATGATTGCGGACCTGCCGTACAATATAACGGAAACGAACTATGATTATCTCCCTCTTGTATTCGAAAAACCTCTAGAAAAAACTGAAAATAAGGATGAAAAAAAGTGA
- a CDS encoding B12-binding domain-containing protein has protein sequence MYGKNFNLLVLLILGIIVSQLVFPVSGEASCKQENESNGTVIIGTVEGDSHTFVKDSVATALENEGFEVIDLGNGVSAESFAASAKEEKADFVFSFASMSTTMIHQIQIEEQLKAAGIRDKVITGVGGSLVTQAWADQIGTDIYVSGPEDVVSKAKLALLKSNNNALKASVPANENASCKNP, from the coding sequence ATGTACGGGAAAAATTTCAATTTATTGGTTCTGTTAATCCTGGGTATAATTGTTTCACAACTAGTCTTTCCGGTGTCAGGTGAAGCTTCTTGCAAACAGGAGAATGAGAGTAACGGAACTGTCATAATCGGCACTGTTGAAGGGGATTCACATACTTTTGTGAAAGATAGCGTTGCTACTGCGCTTGAGAATGAAGGTTTTGAAGTAATTGATCTTGGAAACGGCGTATCAGCTGAAAGTTTTGCTGCAAGCGCAAAAGAAGAGAAAGCTGATTTTGTGTTCAGTTTTGCCTCTATGAGCACTACAATGATCCACCAGATCCAGATTGAAGAGCAGCTCAAGGCTGCAGGTATCCGTGATAAAGTTATAACAGGTGTAGGAGGATCGCTTGTAACTCAGGCCTGGGCTGACCAGATAGGAACCGACATATATGTTTCTGGCCCGGAAGATGTCGTTTCCAAAGCAAAATTGGCTTTACTGAAAAGTAACAATAACGCTCTGAAAGCCAGTGTTCCAGCCAATGAAAATGCCAGTTGCAAAAATCCTTAA
- a CDS encoding PKD domain-containing protein produces MLKFSAAPISEKAQLTVGFTDYNRVFYRMKWSFGGRTSSKETNSEHLHFKGGKYKVTFTVTNAVSSSTTTINYTKVTANTNLGHILKVNKP; encoded by the coding sequence TTGCTTAAGTTTTCTGCAGCTCCAATCTCTGAAAAAGCTCAGTTAACAGTAGGATTTACTGACTATAACAGAGTTTTCTACCGTATGAAATGGAGTTTTGGAGGCAGAACGAGTTCAAAAGAAACGAATTCAGAGCATCTGCATTTCAAGGGAGGAAAATATAAGGTCACATTTACAGTTACCAATGCTGTAAGCAGCAGTACGACAACAATAAATTACACAAAAGTAACTGCAAATACAAATCTGGGACATATTCTGAAAGTGAATAAGCCTTAG